The genome window ttttgttaatgaaataatgCACATAAAGttgcaataaaatgttaataagtaACTCAGTCCATTTCATGGACACTTAATGACCTTTACAtacttttattgaattaaatgcagttttaaactgtaaaattGATACTATGTTAAAATTCAGTTAATTGTAAGCAATCgtcgttatattatttatgtattacttGCGCTAACATTGATGTATAATTTCGATTGCACATATCTAGTAAGTTTGTAACATAATCTGGCTGACAAATCGCAAGGGACAGCGGACATTGGAAAGCACTCCGTTCGGACCAATGtgtctaattttatatattatggtCAGTGTTGCGTATGCgcatattttaactttacgtGAGATAAGTGGGGATCTCAGGAgagtaagttttaaaaaacaatacgaCTGCTCGCTAGAGCTGCTGTGACGGAACTGATCTTTATTCAACATACATTCAACATGAAGAGTTAACAGTGGGTGCTTATGTTTATCTTAATGCGTACAGTACAAAGAATATCTTATGGCTAAGGAATGTATAAACAAAGGGGTATTCTTGCAGTTATCttaatagtaacagataagaGTTTCTTATGCTAGTTGCGGTTACGTAACTCCTCCGCCCGAAGAATGAGGCGTACCGGTGGTTGGGGTTGGGGTGCATCTGCAGCGTCAACCCTGATCTCGTGAGCCTCTTGAAGGGGTATTTCTTCACGTGGGGTGAATTGCTTCTGTTTCCAGAACCTTTGTACTGCTCTGTTCACAATGTAGCCGATTACTGCTATAAggagtattatatataatagaatAGTGGACCAACTAGGCTTGCTTCCAATAATTCGCTGTTTTTCTAAAATAGTGTTGGTATCTAATACTTTTGCTTTATTTAGTAAAGTATTAATATTGTCTAGATCAATATTTCTGAGTTCTATAATAGTATCCGATGGGTTCGGAAGTTGTAGCTTAGGTAATGGTAtggtttctttaatttttatatatctttcgTGTGATTTTAATGTGTGGTCTCCTATTCTTATAACACATTG of Papilio machaon chromosome 18, ilPapMach1.1, whole genome shotgun sequence contains these proteins:
- the LOC123721950 gene encoding uncharacterized protein LOC123721950, with the translated sequence MLVPKYPFLILGNNEFAYPKEPCVSITEDQQICNHVEWQPLQPSTDCMAQVITQQKDPVNCLRVTASFNDTLIQQIKQNTWIVVFRKETVAKTKCNGETQYQRLKGVNLITINDQCVIRIGDHTLKSHERYIKIKETIPLPKLQLPNPSDTIIELRNIDLDNINTLLNKAKVLDTNTILEKQRIIGSKPSWSTILLYIILLIAVIGYIVNRAVQRFWKQKQFTPREEIPLQEAHEIRVDAADAPQPQPPVRLILRAEELRNRN